gagtggagtttagaccaaaaagctctatttttgtctcatcagaccacatgaccttctcccattcctcctctggatcatccagatggtcattggcaaacttcagacgggcctggacatgcgctggcttgagcagggggaccttgcgtgcgctgcaggattttaatccatgacggcgtagtgtgttactaatggttttctttgagactgtggtcccagctctcttcaggtcattgaccaggtcctgccgtgtagttctgggctgatccctcaccttcctcatgatcattgattccccacgaggtgagatcttgcatggagccccagaccgagggtgatttgaccatcatcttgaacttcttcctttttctaataattgcgccaacagttgttgccttctcaccaagctgcttgcctattgtcctgtagcccatcccagccttgtgcaggtctacaattttatccctgatgtccttacacagctctctggtcttggccattgtggagaggttggagtctgtttgattgagtgtgtggacaggtgtcttttatacaggtaacgagttcaaacaggtgcagttaatacaggtaatgagtggagaacaggagggcttcttaaagaaaaactaacaggtctgtgagagccggaattcttactggttggtaggtgatcaaatacttatgtcatgcaataaaatgcaaatgaattacttaaaaatcatacaatgtgattttctggatttttgttttagattctgtctctcacagttgaagtgtacctatgataaaaattacagacctctacatgctttgtaagtaggaaaacctgcaaaatcggcagtgtatcaaatacttgttctccccactgtatatgatattggcacctaagtatcatgataatattgtgagttccctggcaattcccagccctattaCATACCCAACTTCCCACTTAGCGAACTGCCTGCACTCAGTGTAGGCCTACTCTGGACAGATGGTGAAATAAAAGTTAGATATTTGAGGTACTCTTGATTTAGGCTAGCTTACCAAGTAGTGtatttttattaaaacatttttttaacctttttttttttttagacacaATGGTTTGAGAAATCACCTGGAATACCATTATGCCAGGCCTCCAGGTGATTGTTGCTGCAATTATGCTAGTTAGATATTCCATCAACTCTGTTCGTAGTTGTCAAACCATATGGCAGTCTTTGGTCTCTCAAAGCCAGGTAGCTCTGCCCACTCAAGCCCCAGGCTTCAGACATCCAGGGGCCTGCCCTCCTCGCAGCCTGCCCACCATCAAAATACTAAGGGAGACATTTTCGTAGTGCAAAAGCAATGTGGTAAGTACTCATTGTAATCTGGCAGTGCGATTTAATTTGAAAATGTTGTGTTCCTAGCAGAGCTTTAAGAGCCAGGTTGTCTAAGTAGAGAAAATCCTGTCATCCTGCTGGGTGAGAGGTTTAATCTGTGTTACAGCAAGACCTACAATGGCTTCAGTGTCAGCTCCACTAACCCCCATCCATACTCACCCAGCcaacagaacacaatacagaATAGTTACTAACACTAAATACGGTCATCTGCAGTTGACGAGTTGAAAAGCTGagaagttatttttttatttatatttctaccCTATGGCGATTAGATTTAATGCACTATTCCCCTGACCCCCGTCTCCATCACTGTCTGGTGGGGTGCTTCTCTCTGAAATGTCTCTAATACTCtgagctacactgaacaaaaataaaaacgcaacatgtaaagtgttggtttcatgagctgaaataaaagatcaacaAAAAGGTGTAATGGGTTCGCACTTAAAAAGATGTCCCATAAAGCTTAATTATTTGATGTTTTTAATTATTTTCACTGCATCAGGGATAGCGTACACAGACATTTCCGCTTTAcagccttcttcagtgtgtaGGTACAATTTTTATTTGAATTCAAAACAGCATTTGTAAAGAACAACAGATGAGCAGCAGGTGGTTCTAATCAGGGTTGCTACTCACCTGCCAATCATGCATGTGGCTTTTCTGGTCTACCTGTATGCAAATTAGTCAAAAAGAAATACAGAATTATAGGGTATGGGAGCGGGCACGAAGAGAAATTCACGAATCAACCACCCCAGGTGTCCGCTCACCTAAATACATCATATCAATTCACGAGAGAGGACATCAGGCAAAGCCGTTAATAAACGTGGGGCCAACCCATAAATGATATGTAAAAATCTGATATGGACAGTGTTCATGTATAACAGCCTACATGTGGCTTATAGGAAGGAGGTGAAATCTAGTTCTTTGTTTAAACCGTGTGGAGATACACAATTGAATTGATATATCCACATGGCTTCTCTTTGAAGTAATCTGTTGTCATAGTCACCAACTTTACGTGGTGGATTCATTTTTTAATTCCATCGCAACTCAGTTCATTAATAGAATGTTGTTCTATAAAGTGTCTGTGATCTGGCGAGGTGATATCTTGACGTTTAATGGTGGATTTACGTTCTCCAagactttcaaggtgcgggatgTTTTTCCTTTTCACACTATCgtattttatctatggcaatttgaatgcacagagttactgtgacgagatcctgaggcccattatcgtGCCATTCGTCCGccgccatcacttcatgtttcagcatgataatgcacggcccatgtcacaaggatctgtacacaattcctggaagctgaaaatggcccagttcttccatggcctgcatactcaccagacatgttacccattgagcaagtttgggatgctctggatcgacgtgtacatcagtgtgttccagttcccgcaaatatccagcaacttctcacagccattgaagaggagtgggacaacattccacagaccacaatcaacagcctggtcaACTCTATGGCAGGAGAttttgcgctgcatgaggcaaatggtggtcacgtcagatactgactggttttctgatccagtcccctaccttttttaaaggtttctgtgaccaacagatgcatatctgtattcccagtcatgtggaatccatagattagggcctagaGAATTTATTTCAacggactgatttccttatgaactgtaactcagtaaaatcttaaattgttgcatgtataTTTTTGTTTCGTATAGAAATCAGATTTCAACATGACAAGGGTACATTTCTGACTTTTCCTCagtattacatttttaaaaatgtaatactGAGTGCATCACTGAATGCAGTCTGGCATCCACGCCAACTAAGTCAATGTGTTGTAATCTCATTGTGTGGGTTTAGTTGTTGGTTGCTATAAAGACAAATGTGTTCTATTCTGAATAGACATTCTCCGTAGACACCACAGCAGATGCAATGTGGGAGGCATCAGGAAACAAACTCCTATAGTGGTGTTTTCGTCTTTCACTTACTGTTGCCATTTAACTTTTATCAACAAGAATTGAATACAATCTGTTTTCAGTTGCTCTGTTTGGATAGGCCCATCTCAGAAGTGAAATTATTTTTTTTTGTGCAAACTAACCAGTCTCATCattccctccccctttctcctcctctcttctcctgtctcctgtccccAGGTGGCCTAAGCCATGGGGGCATTCCTGGACAAGCCCAAGACGGAGAAGCACAATGCCCACGGTGAGGGCAACAACCTCCGTTATGGCCTGAGCAGCATGCAGGGCTGGCGGGTGGAGATGGAGGACGCCCACACCGCTATGGTGGGTCTACCCCATGGCCTGGATGACTGGTCCTTCTTCGCTGTCTACGACGGCCACGCCGGCTCCCGCGTGGCTAACTATGCCTCTAAACACCTGCTGGGGCACATCATCACCCACAGCATGGGTTCCCCGGGCCCTGAAGGTGTCACCCCAGCCCCCACCGTGGATGCGGTCAAGACGGGGATCCGCACCGGTTTCCTGAACATCGACGAGCACATGAGGAACTTCTCAGACCTGCGTAACGGTATGGACCGCAGCGGCTCGACGGCCGTGGCCGTACTGCTCTCGCCAGAGCACCTCTACTTCATCAACTGTGGTGACTCACGGGCCGTGCTCTACCGCAACGTGCATGTCTGCTTCTCCACGCTTGACCACAAGCCCTGCAACCcacgggagaaggagaggatccAGAACGCAGGTGGCTCGGTAATGATCCAGAGAGTGAATGGTTCCCTGGCCGTGTCCCGGGCCCTGGGAGACTACGACTATAAGTGTGTGGATGGGAGGGGTGCCACGGAGCAGCTGGTGTCACCAGAGCCCGAGGTGTTTGAGATTGAGAGGGCCCCAGAGGACGAGTTTGTGGTGCTGGCCTGCGACGGTATCTGGGACGTGATGAGCAATGAGGAGCTGTGCGAGTTTGTCAAGTCCCGTCTGGAGGTGTCCCACGACCTGGAGAAGGTCTGCAACCAGGTGCTGGA
The nucleotide sequence above comes from Salvelinus namaycush isolate Seneca chromosome 35, SaNama_1.0, whole genome shotgun sequence. Encoded proteins:
- the ppm1ba gene encoding protein phosphatase 1B isoform X1, with the translated sequence MGAFLDKPKTEKHNAHGEGNNLRYGLSSMQGWRVEMEDAHTAMVGLPHGLDDWSFFAVYDGHAGSRVANYASKHLLGHIITHSMGSPGPEGVTPAPTVDAVKTGIRTGFLNIDEHMRNFSDLRNGMDRSGSTAVAVLLSPEHLYFINCGDSRAVLYRNVHVCFSTLDHKPCNPREKERIQNAGGSVMIQRVNGSLAVSRALGDYDYKCVDGRGATEQLVSPEPEVFEIERAPEDEFVVLACDGIWDVMSNEELCEFVKSRLEVSHDLEKVCNQVLDTCLHKGSRDNMSVVLVCLPNCPKVSEEAVKKDTELDKFLESRVEEIIEKAGEEGIPDLVTVMRNLSSESIPNLPPGGGLASKRSVIEVVYNRLNPHREVDGTGADLEDPCFFVVFLFVLMKRHEGRSWDILWPIPVQSGVPFSPSLRMEELAVN
- the ppm1ba gene encoding protein phosphatase 1B isoform X2 gives rise to the protein MGAFLDKPKTEKHNAHGEGNNLRYGLSSMQGWRVEMEDAHTAMVGLPHGLDDWSFFAVYDGHAGSRVANYASKHLLGHIITHSMGSPGPEGVTPAPTVDAVKTGIRTGFLNIDEHMRNFSDLRNGMDRSGSTAVAVLLSPEHLYFINCGDSRAVLYRNVHVCFSTLDHKPCNPREKERIQNAGGSVMIQRVNGSLAVSRALGDYDYKCVDGRGATEQLVSPEPEVFEIERAPEDEFVVLACDGIWDVMSNEELCEFVKSRLEVSHDLEKVCNQVLDTCLHKGSRDNMSVVLVCLPNCPKVSEEAVKKDTELDKFLESRVEDWSRP